The proteins below are encoded in one region of Fibrella aestuarina BUZ 2:
- a CDS encoding pyridoxal phosphate-dependent aminotransferase — MEIRKSDRLTHLKYDIRGPVYEKSLELESQGYKIISLNIGNPAAFGFDTPDEIVHDIILNIRNAQGYADSRGLFAARKAVMHYTQNLGLPGVTIQDIYIGNGVSELILLSMQALINETDEVLVPSPDYPLWTTSVALCGGKPVHYTCDETNGWNPDLADLESKITPKTRAVVIINPNNPTGAVYDKAILEGIARIAEKHKLIVFADEIYDKILYDGATHNPMARFVHDTLCISMGGLSKNYRGAGFRGGWLVITGAKHKAKSYIEGLTLLASLRLCANVPTQYAIQTALGGYQSINDLVLPSGRLYRQIMLAYERMVAIPGISCVKPKGALYIFPRIDLTQFNIEDDNAFVYDLLVEQKVLVVAGQGFNFKTPDHFRIVCLPTVDELTIALDRIEAFLESRRK; from the coding sequence ATGGAGATCCGCAAATCTGACCGCCTGACGCACCTCAAATACGACATTCGGGGGCCGGTCTATGAGAAATCGCTGGAGCTGGAGAGCCAGGGATACAAGATTATCAGCCTGAACATTGGTAATCCGGCGGCGTTTGGTTTCGATACGCCCGACGAAATTGTCCACGATATCATCCTGAATATCCGGAATGCGCAGGGCTATGCCGACTCGCGGGGACTGTTTGCGGCCCGAAAAGCGGTGATGCATTACACGCAAAACCTCGGTTTGCCGGGCGTCACCATTCAGGATATTTACATCGGCAATGGCGTCAGTGAGCTGATTCTGCTCTCGATGCAGGCACTGATCAACGAAACCGACGAAGTGCTCGTGCCCTCGCCCGATTACCCGCTCTGGACAACCTCAGTGGCGCTTTGCGGTGGTAAACCCGTGCATTACACCTGCGACGAAACCAATGGCTGGAATCCTGATCTAGCGGATCTGGAAAGCAAAATCACGCCGAAAACGCGGGCGGTGGTCATTATCAATCCCAACAACCCCACCGGCGCCGTCTACGACAAAGCTATTCTGGAAGGCATCGCGCGCATCGCCGAAAAACACAAGCTGATCGTATTTGCCGATGAGATCTACGACAAGATTCTGTATGACGGCGCCACGCATAACCCGATGGCCCGCTTCGTCCACGACACACTCTGCATTTCGATGGGCGGCCTGTCGAAAAATTACCGCGGCGCCGGTTTCCGGGGTGGCTGGCTGGTGATAACGGGGGCCAAACACAAAGCCAAGTCGTATATCGAGGGCCTCACGCTGCTGGCGAGTCTGCGGCTCTGCGCCAACGTACCCACGCAATACGCCATCCAGACGGCGCTGGGTGGGTACCAGAGTATCAACGATCTGGTGTTACCCAGCGGCCGACTATACCGGCAGATCATGCTCGCCTACGAGCGCATGGTGGCGATTCCGGGCATCAGCTGCGTGAAACCCAAAGGCGCGTTGTACATCTTCCCGCGTATCGACCTCACCCAGTTCAACATCGAAGACGATAACGCCTTTGTGTATGATCTGCTGGTCGAGCAGAAGGTGCTGGTGGTAGCGGGGCAGGGCTTCAATTTCAAAACACCTGACCACTTCCGGATCGTCTGCCTGCCCACGGTCGATGAGCTAACCATCGCCCTCGACCGCATCGAGGCCTTTCTGGAAAGCCGACGGAAGTAA